The Micromonas commoda chromosome 16, complete sequence genome has a window encoding:
- a CDS encoding monovalent Cation:Proton antiporter-2 family (potassium ion efflux; CPA2), which translates to MDAKDNEFVATSTKASAYELSTDKRLVVDLIEVYVAAAIGAFVFVHVLGHPPFGGVVIAGMCVGPSGLDVVGELVQVTTLAQLGVLLPLFARGAELATAARERRSLNAPSSAPGSAPGLAPSSAPSAPKATRLKTFADAFGAFGVACVCAFCSPLFGTTPAVGACVGSVLAFSSTETMRWGRERPARRGGRRRLPNSRGRGFLRTGGGGEAAAKNAFDPAAAGDLYARAMRAHDDADDADDVDDGNLFARAIPPAVSSRLALHDWSLGPTFVLVHAVAGARTASDVLFNTVAFKLRSTALAVAVTVAVTVAASPACKRLMARPFRGAAGTELAHMATVSAALTASFLSHRLELGMEAGAFVGGVAAGAAFGPWEGHGGHGGLGGHGAEGAEGAEGAEEKARTKSVADAVDPVRRMFETLQLISVGILCRPEYLWGNLSVVTLALACLVLLKTFVGGCVMGVFDGCPRDAAAAMAGIVGVAGDFSFAIIIRAHQLGALGKETFRVLMATCVASVMMAPWLNYGLVPWLARGGRRRRRRF; encoded by the coding sequence ATGGACGCCAAGGATAACGAATTCGTCGCCACGTCCACCAAGGCGAGCGCGTACGAACTCTCCACTGATAAAaggctcgtcgtcgatctcaTCGAGGTGTACGTCGCCGCAGCGatcggcgcgttcgtcttTGTCCACGTGTTGGGTCACCCGCCCTTTGGCGGGGTGGTTATCGCGGGGATGTGCGTAGGTCCGAGCGGGTTGGACGTCGTGGGAGAATTGGTGCAGgtgacgacgctcgcgcagCTGGGGGTGCTGCTGCCGCTgttcgcgaggggcgcggagctcgcgaccgcggcgagggaacgcCGGTCTCTGAacgcgccatcctcggcacccgggtcggcacccgggttggcaccctcctcggcaccctcggcacccaaGGCTACTCGGTTGAAGACGTTCGCGGATGCGTTTGGCGCCTTtggcgtcgcgtgcgtctgCGCCTTTTGTTCGCCTCTGttcgggacgacgccggcggttggcgcgtgcgtcggttCAGTGCTCGCGTTCtcgtcgacggagacgatgcgatggggacgcgaacggccggcgcgtcggggggggaggaggaggcttcCTAAttcgcggggacggggctTCCTTCGTACTGGAGGGGGaggcgaagccgcggcgaaaaacgcgttcgacccggccgccgccggcgacctctacgcccgcgcgatgcgcgcccacgacgacgccgacgacgccgacgacgttgaCGATGGCAACCTCTTCGCCCGGGCGATACCCCCCGCGGTCTCGTCTCGCCTCGCGCTTCACGACTGGTCGCTCGGACCGActttcgtcctcgtccacgccgtcgccggagctCGCACCGCGTCCGACGTTTTATTCAACACCGTGGCGTTCAAGCTCCGGTccacggcgctcgcggtcgccgtaACGGTCGCCGTaacggtcgcggcgtcgcccgcgtgtAAGCGATTGATGGCTCGTCCCTTTCGGGGCGCGGCCGGGACGGAGCTGGCGCACATGGCGACGGTGTCCGCCGCGCTGACGGCTAGTTTTTTATCGCACCGGTTGGAGTTGGGGATGGAGGCTGGCGCGTTCGtggggggcgtcgcggcgggcgcagCCTTCGGGCCGTGGGAGGGGCACGGCGGGCACGGTGGACTCGGCGGGCacggtgccgagggtgccgagggtgccgagggtgccgaggagaaggctcGAACCAAAtcagtcgccgacgccgtggacccGGTTCGAAGGATGTTCGAGACCCTTCAGCTAATCTCCGTCGGGATCTTGTGTCGACCGGAGTATCTCTGGGGCAACTTGAGCGTCGTAACGCTCGCCCTCGCATGCCTCGTGCTTCTCAAGACGTTCGTCGGCGGGTGCGTCATGGGCGTCTTTGACGGATGCccgcgagacgcggcggcggcgatggcgggcatcgtcggcgtcgcgggtgaTTTTTCATTCGCGATTATAATTCGAGCGCACCAGCTGGGGGCTTTGGGTAAGGAGACGTTCAGGGTGTTGATGGCGACGTGCGTGGCGAGCGTGATGATGGCGCCGTGGCTGAATTACGGGTTGGTGCCGtggttggcgcgcggcgggaggcggcggcggcgtaggTTCTAA
- a CDS encoding histone acetyltransferase (Histone acetyltransferase in the GNAT/MYST superfamily; predicted homolog of yeast ELP3. ChromDB ID: HAG20103) encodes MSQEEARVRAIADVVRVMIDAVRDGKVINLNAVKNEAARRYGLKRSPKLVELIGAVPDEHRESLLPQLRAKPVRTASGIAVVAVMSKPHRCPHIATTGNICVYCPGGPDSDFEYSTQSYTGYEPTSMRAIRARYDPYVQARGRVDQLRRLGHSVDKVEYILMGGTFMSLPAEYRDWFVRNLHDALSGASSSNVADAVAASEHSHTKCVGLTIETRPDYCLSPHLRQMLGYGCTRLEIGLQSVYEDVARDTNRGHTVAAVQKCFELAKDAGFKVVVHMMPDLPNVGMERDLESFREFFESPDFRTDGLKLYPTLVIRGTGLYELWRTGRYKNYAPDRLVDLVARVLALVPPWVRVYRVQRDIPMPLVTAGVEKGNLRELALARMGDLGLRCRDVRTREVGIQDIHSKVKPREVELVRRDYAANGGWETFLAYEDPGRDILVGLLRLRRCGRTAGKTSPELKGRCSMVRELHVYGSAVAVHSRERGKFQHQGYGTLLMREAERIARDEHRSKKLAVISGVGTRHYYRKLGYELEGPYMVKSLR; translated from the exons atgtcgcaag aggaggcgagggtgcGCGCCATAGCGGACGTGGTGCGCGTCATGATCGACGCCGTCAGGGACGGCAAGGTCATCAACCTCAACGCCGTCAAGAACGAAGCCGCCCGACGGTACGGCCTGAAGCGGTCGCCGAagctcgtcgagctcatcggcgccgtgcccgaCGAGCACCGCGAATCCCTTCTCCCGCAGCTCCGCGCCAAACCCGTGCGAACCGCGTcgggcatcgccgtcgtcgccgtcatgTCCAAGCCCCATCGGTGCCCCCacatcgcgacgacgggaaaCATCTGCGTCTACTGCCCCGGGGGACCCGACAGCGATTTCGAGTACTCCACGCAGTCGTACACCGGGTACGAGCCCACGAGCATGCGCGCGATACGCGCGAGGTACGACCCGTACGTTCAGGCGCGCGGCAGGGTGGACCAGCTGCGCAGGTTGGGTCACAGCGTCGACAAGGTTGAGTACATCTTGATGGGGGGCACGTTCATGTCGTTGCCGGCGGAGTATCGCGACTGGTTCGTGCGTAACCTGCACGACGCCCTgagcggcgcgagcagctctaacgtcgccgacgccgtcgccgcgtccgagcaCTCGCACACCAAGTGCGTCGGGTTGACGATCGAGACCCGCCCGGATTACTGCCTCTCGCCGCACCTCCGACAGATGCTCGGCTACGGGTGCACGCGACTGGAGATTGGGTTGCAGTCGGTGTACGAGGACGTGGCGCGAGACACGAACCGCGGgcacaccgtcgccgcggtgcaaAAGTGCTTCGAGCTCGCGAAAGACGCGGGGTTCAAGGTTGTGGTGCACATGATGCCAGACCTGCCCAACGTGGGCATGGAGCGAGATCTGGAATCCTTTCGCGAGTTTTTCGAATCCCCAGACTTTCGCACCGACGGATTGAAGCTCTACCCCACGCTGGTCATCCGGGGCACCGGGCTGTACGAGCTGTGGCGCACGGGACGGTACAAGAACTACGCCCCGGACAGGCTTGTGGACCTCGTCGCGAGGGTGCTCGCGTTGGTCCCGCCTTGGGTCAGGGTGTACAGGGTGCAGCGCGACATACCGATGccgctcgtcaccgcgggggTTGAGAAGGGTAACCTGcgggagctcgcgctcgcgcgtatGGGTGACCTCGGGTTGCGTTGCAGGGACGTCCGTACGCGGGAGGTTGGGATCCAAGACATCCACTCGAAGGTGAAACCCCGGGAGGTTGAGCTCGTGCGCAGGGACTACGCGGCTAACGGGGGATGGGAGACTTTTTTAGCGTACGAGGACCCGGGGAGGGACATTTTGGTCGGCTTGCTCCGTCTGCGACGGTGCGGCCGCACCGCGGGGAAGACGTCGCCGGAACTGAAGGGTAGGTGCTCGATGGTTCGCGAGTTGCACGTGTACggcagcgcggtggcggtgcaCAGTCGCGAGCGGGGAAAGTTTCAGCACCAGGGCTACGGCACTTTGTTGATGCGGGAAGCtgagcgcatcgcgcgcgacgagcaccGGAGTAAAAAGTTGGCGGTGATATCCGGCGTGGGCACGAGGCACTACTACCGCAAGCTGGGGTACGAGCTGGAGGGGCCGTACATGGTCAAGTCGCTGCGATGA
- a CDS encoding predicted protein, whose amino-acid sequence MDLARGSSGEGDGASGAGVGGKPRVKPPSQVQCPNCGHWKHPRSLSCKEPGCGCDCAKHQRGIRKKRQFAQIASSDGQWDGTVQRRLIHQVNDPPPGFGTSILEITHETTTTNPAKHDPPPRLTRAHSPSQIHSQIKFASELMAKSGVVYGLWTAYKDRDGKVKTSSWGSESWVEKELCGKSGIVDVLWRTKATHFLAGDDHPLVGVDAYAPVNDALERYGLSHLAKTFKKNRVDAAAFVNLDEDALARLGVDAVGDRAKLLDAARRMASAAASAGTRGGGGQGGTDDGDDPLGGFPSE is encoded by the coding sequence AtggatctcgcgcgcggatcgagcggcgagggcgacggggcgagcggcgcgggcgtcggcgggaagCCCCGCGTCAAACCCCCGTCGCAGGTCCAATGCCCAAACTGCGGACACTGGAAACATCCTCGGTCGCTCTCGTGCAAGGAGCCCGGGTGCGGGTGCGACTGCGCTAAGCACCAGCGGGGGATTCGGAAGAAGCGGCAGTTCGCGCAGATCGCGAGCAGCGACGGGCAGTGGGACGGGACCGTGCAGCGGCGCCTCATCCACCAGGTGAATGACCCTCCTCCCGGTTTCGGCACATCGATCCTCGAGATCACCCACGAAACAACAACGACGAATCCCGCCAAACACGATCCTCCCCCTCGACTCACCCGTGCTCATTCCCCGTCCCAAATTCATTCCCAGATCAAGTTCGCGTCGGAGCTGATGGCCAAGTCCGGCGTCGTCTACGGCCTGTGGACCGCGTACaaggaccgcgacggcaaggtcaagacgtcgtcgtgggGGTCCGAATCGTGGGTGGAGAAGGAACTGTGCGGCAAGAGCGGCATCGTGGACGTCCTCTGGCGCACCAAGGCGACGCACTtcctcgccggggacgatCACCCGCTggtcggggtcgacgcgtacgcgccgGTGAACGATGCTCTGGAGCGGTACGGCCTATCGCACCTCGCGAAGACGTTTAAGAAGAACAGGGTGGACGCAGCCGCATTCGTCAACCTGGATGAAGACGCGCTCGCAAGGCTGGGCGTGGATGCCGTCGGCGATAGGGCGAAACTGCTGGACGCCGCCAGGCGCatggcatccgccgcggcgtcggcggggacgaggggcgggggaggaCAGGGCGGGACGGATGACGGGGATGATCCCCTCGGCGGGTTCCCGAGCGAGTGA
- a CDS encoding predicted protein produces GAVKEAIDSTAFDAAIADAKAAGAVAVVDFTASWCGPCKRIAPHFAKMSLKYGDVRFLKVDVDRAKDVAAKAGVRCMPTFMFFKGGEKVGDAIEGADLKGIEARLLE; encoded by the coding sequence GGCGCGGTCAAGGAGGCGATCGACTCGAcggcgttcgacgccgcgattgccgacgccaaggcggcgggcgctgtcgccgtcgtcgacttCACGGCGTCCTGGTGCGGCCCGTGCAAGCGCATCGCGCCCCACTTCGCGAAGATGTCGCTGAAGTACGGCGACGTTCGCTTCCTCAAGGTTgacgtcgatcgcgcgaaagacgtcgcggccaaggctggcgTCAGGTGCATGCCGACGTTCATGTTCTTCAAGGGGGGCGAGAAGGtgggcgacgccatcgagggcgcggacctgAAGGGCATCGAGGCGCGGCTCCTGGAG
- a CDS encoding predicted protein has translation MAGRGRAATLPAWMTAPAPPGGGAGAPPGPPSRVAPAPPAPPRRWTEHRAPDGRPYWNDGTRSTYAKPQELMTPMERADASTRWRENRAPDGRTYYYHQDTRETRWSLPDDLRLAREAAALAQTAIAAAAAARSSSPAPPPPPAAAAAASAGPSAGSPKARVPRPRDPNAPPRVYADREEAKAAFKELLEDYEIRAGAKWDETAKQIAADERFGALKTIGDKKQCFNEYQTQRAKHEREAKRLAEKAARANFTAMLEERWREFGVEDPSLARHRPRLQDHVDAIAGAEDPRWSAVKDPRDREDLFRSFCDALRIKLRDEKKKLRDEKVNAFKATLRAMGVDGVVDWTWRRVLDELAKDVETTNPDKDGDGGIRTLDRSIQLEAYEEYADELERAHARLAREEKAARLREERRRRDAFVRSLKRARHRGSLRLRMPWRTFVERFLENDVAFVELSRNLSGSRARELYDDEQEEMELLAAEDRAAVEAAAAKAGFDIIANETTRDALMAAVRGKASLPARVTGETGGDEARDGEIDGAQPRRVDSKEEEEEEEEEERLRVACGDAVVAAKERARRAARRKERALDDFYYLLRSRRRDVPITPSSTWADVETALAGERAWIKCVGQPASGGGGDDGPVEGKGGNDPSNVKEKPKETYRADAEAVFVKYVEKLGRREAQAREAMEDGEAMDEGVYDAQDDEDVAVELRRRKERDDLSDELDARGGKRDRRR, from the coding sequence ATGGCGGGGCGAGGCCGCGCGGCCACGCTTCCGGCGTGGatgaccgcgcccgcgccgcccggaggcggcgcgggcgcaccCCCGGGCCCGCCATCCCgggtcgcccccgcgccacccgcgcccccgcgcaggTGGACcgagcatcgcgcgccggacgGCAGGCCCTACTGGAACGACGGCACGCGATCGACGTACGCCAAGCCGCAGGAACTCATGACTCCGATGGAGCGAGctgacgcgtcgacgcgatggagagAGAACCGGGCGCCCGACGGCAGGACGTACTACTACCATCAAGACACGCGAGAGACGCGCTGGTCCCTCCCGGACGACCTGCGcctggcgcgcgaggcggctgCGCTGGCGCAAACCGCCAttgctgccgccgccgcggcgagatcaTCATCACCCGccccaccaccaccacccgcagccgccgccgccgcatccgcgggCCCATCCGCGGGCAGCCCGAAAGCTCGGGTCCCGAGACCGCGCGACCCcaacgccccgccgcgcgtctaCGCCGACAGGGAGGAAGCCAAGGCTGCGTTcaaggagctcctcgaggattACGAGATTCGAGCCGGCGCCAAATGGGACGAGACCGCGAAGcagatcgccgccgacgaacgcTTCGGCGCGCTCAAAACGATCGGCGACAAGAAGCAGTGCTTCAACGAGTACCAGACCCAGCGGGCgaagcacgagcgcgaggcgaagaGGCTagcggagaaggcggcgagggcgaactTCACCGCCATGCTCGAAGAGCGCTGGCGAGAATTCGGCGTCGAAGatccgtcgctcgcgcggcacAGGCCTCGGTTACAGgaccacgtcgacgccatcgcgggagCTGAAGATCCCCGATGGAGCGCCGTGAaggacccgcgcgatcgcgaggaCCTGTTCCGATCCTTCTGCGACGCGCTGCGAATCAAACTCAGggacgagaagaagaaaCTCAGGGACGAGAAAGTGAACGCGTTTAAAGCGACGctgcgcgcgatgggcgtggacggcgtcgtggactGGACGTGGCGCAgggtcctcgacgagctcgccaaggacgTCGAAACGACAAACCCTGAtaaggacggcgacggggggatTCGAACCCTCGACCGATCGATCCAGTTGGAGGCGTACGAGGAatacgccgacgagctcgagagggcgcacgcgcggctggcgagggaggagaaggcggcgcgtctgcgcgaggagcgccggcgccgcgacgcgttcgtgaGATCGCtcaagcgcgcgcgccaccgcggctcgTTGCGGTTGCGGATGCCGTGGCGAACGTTCGTGGAGAGGTTCCTCGAGAAcgacgtcgcgttcgtcgagtTGTCCCGTAACCTCTCCGGGTCCCGGGCCCGAGAATtgtacgacgacgagcaggaGGAGATGGAATTGTTAGCGGCGGAGGAccgagccgccgtcgaggcggcggcggcgaaggcgggtTTCGACATCATCGCGAACGAGACGACGAGGGATGCGCtgatggcggcggtgcgcgggaaggcgtcgcttccggcgcgggtgacggGAGAGACGGGGGGTGACGAGGCTCGGGACGGGGAGATCGACGGGGCtcaacctcgacgcgtcgactcgaaggaggaggaggaggaggaggaggaggaggagaggctGCGGgtcgcgtgcggcgacgcggtggtggccgcgaaggaacgcgcgagacgcgcggcgcgccggaaGGAACGCGCCCTGGACGATTTCTATTACCTGCTCaggtcccggcggcgagacgtGCCCatcacgccgagctcgacgtgggcggacgtcgagaccgcgctcgcgggcgagcgcgcgtggATCAAGTGCGTCGGTCaacccgcgagcggcggcggtggcgacgatggaccCGTTGAGGGGAAGGGGGGGAACGATCCATCGAACGTCAAAGAGAAACCCAAGGAGACGTACcgggcggacgccgaggcggtgtTTGTCAAGTACGTCGAGAAGCtcggacggcgcgaggcgcaggcgagggaggcgatggaggacggcgaggcgatGGACGAGGGAGTGTACGACGCgcaggacgacgaggacgtcgcggtggagTTGAGGCGGCGGAAAGAGAGGGACGACCTGAGCGACGAGTTGGACGCTCGGGGCGGGAaacgcgatcgacggcggtga
- a CDS encoding predicted protein, which translates to MAALKLDYSVLDAPQRATDRIEADCAREIHGDVHAQNFKLPMVENYDEFQREVVDYVKPNHGTTTLGFIFEHGVVIAVDSRASQGPYISSQTVKKVIEINPYLLGTMAGGAADCQFWQRNLGIQCRLHELENGKRISVAGASKLLANTLYGYRGQGLSMGTMVAGWDLKGPGLYYVDSDGTRLKGQRFSVGSGSLFAYGVLDQGYRWDLSVEEACELGRRAIYHATFRDAFSGGTISVYHVNENGWTKVSGTDVGELHFEYYPADPVENPEGGKGAGGGKDKDAAGDAMES; encoded by the exons aTGGCGGCCCTCAAGCTCGATTACTCCGTGCTGGACGCGCCGCAGCGCGCGACGGACAGGATAGAGGCCGACTG CGCGCGAGAGAtccacggcgacgttcaCGCGCAGAACTTCAAGCTGCCCATGGTCGAGAAC TACGACGAGTTCCAGCGCGAGGTTGTCGATTACGTCAAGCCCAATCACGGCACCACCACGCTCGGTTTCATCTTCGagcacggcgtcgtcatcgcggtCGACTCTCGCGCCTCCCAAGGGCCGTACATCTCGTCGCAGACGGTCAAGAAGGTGATCGAGATCAACCCCTACCTGCTCGGCACcatggcgggcggcgcggcggactgCCAGTTCTGGCAGCGCAACCTCGGCATCCAGTGCAGGCTCCACGAGCTGGAGAACGGCAAGCGcatctccgtcgcgggcgcgtccaaGCTCCTCGCCAACACCCTCTACGGCTACCGAGGCCAAGGCCTCTCCATGGGCACCATGGTCGCGGGATGGGATCTGAAAGGACCGGGGCTGTACTACGTGGACTCGGACGGCACCCGGCTCAAGGGCCAGCGGTTCTCGGTGGGATCTGGGAGCCTGTTCGCGTACGGCGTCCTCGATCAGGGGTACAGGTGGGATCTCAGCGTGGAAGAGGCGTGCGAGCTGGGCCGAAGGGCCATCTATCACGCCACATTTCGCGACGCGTTTTCCGGCGGGACGATATCCGTGTATCACGTAAACGAGAACGGGTGGACCAAGGTGAGCGGCACCGACGTGGGCGAGCTGCACTTCGAGTACTACCCCGCGGACCCGGTCGAGAACCCCGAAGGAGGGAAaggagcgggcggcggaaaAGACAaagacgcggcgggggacgccATGGAGTCGTGA
- a CDS encoding predicted protein produces the protein MGWLSNARRHEQLLSPAAAPAAKTASRVSAAGLRAYDGDDDHLERRAARPIERAARDAKPRRVLADSPFDVPGPMLSPEAKPRTKARMTTTKTSRSLEDENASLRDELARAREDLMAERARADALASRLEAVEMMAHTTAVVPPARGGAARGTSSAPVEERAERRRNPFGTPPTKGAGAMGDDAEEDLAAARRLFANGAGVQAPGTDVARTPDRSRHSFDPFVRPAGLDRVVRVPSPTGGRMIQIRAR, from the coding sequence atgggcTGGCTGTCCAACGCCCGGCGCCACGAGCAGCTcctctcgcccgcggcggcgcccgcagCCAAGACCGCGagccgcgtctccgccgcgggtcttCGCGcgtacgacggcgacgacgatcacctcgagcggcgcgccgcccgccccatcgagcgcgccgcgcgcgacgcgaaaccgcggcgggtgctCGCGGACAGTCCGTTCGACGTGCCCGGTCCGATGCTCAGCCCCGAGGCAAAGCCGCGGACGAAggcgcggatgacgacgacgaagacgtcgcgGTCGCTCGAGGATGAGAACGCGTCGCTGCGGGATGAGCTGGCCAGGGCGCGGGAGGATCTCATGGCGGAGCGAgcgagggcggacgcgctcgcgtcgcggctcgaGGCGGTCGAGATGATGGCGCACACCACCGCTGTCGTTCCCCCCGCTCgtggcggggcggcgcgcggcacctcgtcggcgccggtcgaggagcgcgccgagcgccgacggAATCCGTTCGGCACGCCTCcgacgaagggcgcgggcgcgatgggcgacgacgcggaggaggatcttgccgcggcgcggaggctcttcgcgaacggcgcgggggtaCAAGCACCGGGAACAGACGTCGCACGCACGCCGGACAGGAGCAGGCACTCGTTCGACCCGTTCGTGCGACCGGCGGGATTGGATAGGGTGGTcagggtgccgtcgcccacgGGGGGCAGGATGATCCAGATACGGGCGCGATGA
- a CDS encoding predicted protein, protein MSTATLATLAIPRSLRACLAAKHRPAAGRRLRPALVASAEIPPSSGGGGARQPLDAVRAIETASDGQRSDLAVVLVTPQIPGNTGTIARTCAAARVPLHLVGPLGFDLTDAQLKRAGLDYWNSVCVRVHDDWDAFHAYWRDALGAPGRLVAFSKFGARPHAEEGAYRSGDWLLFGAETTGLPGAAHDACADSGGIRRIPIDETHVRSLNLAVSAGVGVYEALRQIDGPPVHGTDEPATRRADAPGTW, encoded by the exons atgtcgacggcgacgctcgcgacgctcgcgatcCCCCGAAGCCTccgcgcgtgcctcgccgcgaaacatcgccccgccgcgggccggcgcctccgcccggcgctggtcgcctccgcggagaTTCCTCCatccagcggcggcggcggcgcgcgacagCCGCTGGACGCCGTTCGAGCCATCGAGACCGCGTCCGACGGCCAGCGAtcggacctcgccgtcgtcctcgtcacgCCGCAGATCCCGGGCAACACCGGCACGATCGCGCgaacgtgcgcggcggccagggtacccctccacctcgtcggccCGCTCGGCTTTGACCTCACCGACGCCCAGCTCAAGCGCGCGGGGCTGGACTACTGGAACAGCGTCTGCGTCAGGGTGCACGACGACTGGGACGCGTTTCACGCGTACTGGCGCGACGCACTCGGCGCACCGGggcggctcgtcgcgttcAGCAAGTTCGGCGCCAGGCcgcacgcggaggagggcgcgtaCAGAAGCGGCGACTGGCTCTTGTTCGGCGCCGAGACGACGGGGCTGCCG ggcgcggcgcacgacgcgtGTGCCGACTCGGGCGGGATACGGCGGATACCCATCGACGAGACGCACGTTCGGTCTCTGAACctggcggtgagcgcgggggtgggggtGTACGAGGCGCTGCGGCAGATCGACGGGCCGCCGGTGCACGGGACGGAcgagccggcgacgcgaagggcaGACGCGCCGGGGACTTGGTGA
- the TRX1 gene encoding thioredoxin like protein — protein MSCDAGWSSAACTKCVGQGSIPAADGFDPCPQCGGAGKVRTRSACCARHDDEAEIGHSSGGGHGHGHGHGHGGGPGSPVFGAIGPPGSTLPGFTGVIPASLEELFANLELVNHEGDPVVAKEAFENKVVGVYFSASHCPACVRFSPTLNAFTERNASDYVTVLVPGDKDEASAARYHKEVLGANFLSVPHGSIHRTLLMTAYGVYAIPALHVWHFRDAKHVTAWGHTAVTRAPETCVRDWHAGEPGWSWFDVAGVPKSWRCVGVPNSMVRKPLLTAEGGAAEA, from the coding sequence ATGTCTTGCGACGCCGGctggtcgtccgcggcgtgcacCAAGTGCGTGGGCCAAGGGtccatccccgccgccgacggcttcGACCCGTGCCCGCAgtgcggaggcgcgggcaaGGTGCGAACCCGATCGGCGTGCTGCGCGcgccacgacgacgaagcggAGATCGGCCACTCTTCGGGGGGGGGACACGGCCACGGCCACGGCCACGGCCACGGGGGGGGGCCCGGGTCTCCGGTCTTCGGCGCGATCGGCCCGCCGGGCAGCACCCTGCCGGGGTTCACCGGCGTGATACCCGCGTCCCTGGAGGAACTCTTCGCCAACCTGGAACTCGTCAACCACGAGGGCGATCCGGTggtggcgaaggaggcgtTCGAGAACAAGGTGGTGGGCGTGTACTTTAGCGCGTCGCACTGCCCGGCGTGCGTACGGTTCTCCCCGACCCTAAACGCCTTCACAGAACGAAACGCGTCCGATTACGTCACCGTCCTCGTTCCGGGCGACAAGGacgaggcgtccgcggcgcggtaTCACAAGGAAGTTCTGGGCGCCAATTTCCTCTCCGTCCCGCACGGCAGCATCCACCGAACGCTCCTGATGACCGCGTACGGCGTGTACGCCATCCCCGCGCTGCACGTGTGGCACTttcgcgacgcgaagcaCGTCACCGCCTGGGGGCacacggcggtgacgagggcgccggagACGTGCGTCAGGGACTGGCACGCGGGAGAGCCGGGGTGGTCGTGGTTCGACGTGGCGGGGGTGCCAAAGTCGTGGCGGTGCGTGGGGGTGCCCAACTCTATGGTTCGCAAACCGTTGCTCACCGCGGAAGGAGGCGCCGCGGAAGCGTGA